A genomic segment from Manduca sexta isolate Smith_Timp_Sample1 chromosome 13, JHU_Msex_v1.0, whole genome shotgun sequence encodes:
- the LOC115445502 gene encoding transcription factor Adf-1, whose product MADLKFSVEEEDLLIHLIEEKRCLYDPECESYKDCFIRDNIWSAIAKQLHKTDEECRKRWKHIRDAYNRFKRKRRSGTGTRTKNSKWNFYKRLGFLEKIPLDINIEGVVNDNSDSEQVSSPSLSGLSKSTAGPDQQIENDDDQASIDNSSSIVATPLPSATEEPHLAQRKKRKFDELLQIMKTREENRVNLVKELSQRREESDDDDYTFSNHIRTVLKKLPPRLKIQARKDIFVTLARYETLVLDIKEEMV is encoded by the exons ATGGCGGATTTAAAGTTTTCTGTCGAGGAAGAAGATCTTCTTATACATTTAATAGAGGAAAAGAGATGTCTTTATGATCCAGAATGTGAATCGTATAAGGATTGTTTCATCCGAGATAATATTTGGAGTGCCATAGCGAAGCAATTACACAAAACAG ATGAAGAATGTAGAAAACGTTGGAAACACATCAGAGATGCTTACAATCGGTTCAAACGAAAGAGAAGAAGTGGTACAGGAACACGAACTAAAAACTCTAAATGGAACTTCTATAAACGGTTAGGTTTTCTAGAAAAAATTCCACTAGATATCAACATTGAAGGTGTCGTCAACGACAATTCAGATTCAGAGCAAGTCTCGTCCCCGTCGCTATCCGGTCTCTCCAAGTCTACCGCAGGTCCCGATCAGCAAATCGAAAACGATGACGATCAAGCATCTATTGATAATTCATCATCAATTGTAGCTACTCCACTTCCCTCAGCAACTGAGGAACCCCATCTTGCACAACGCAAAAAACGAAAATTCGACGAACTGCTTCAGATTATGAAAACAAGAGAAGAAAATAGAGTTAATTTGGTGAAGGAACTGAGCCAAAGGAGAGAAGAAAGTGATGACGATGATTACACCTTCAGCAATCATATTAGGACAGTTTTGAAGAAGTTACCGCCTCGGTTAAAAATTCAGGCGAGAAAAGATATATTCGTCACTTTAGCTAGATATGAGACTTTAGTTTTGGACATAAAAGAAGAAATGGTTTAA